Proteins encoded by one window of Hippoglossus hippoglossus isolate fHipHip1 chromosome 15, fHipHip1.pri, whole genome shotgun sequence:
- the bean1 gene encoding protein BEAN1 isoform X2: MLMKLICSVSSNQSHGEYPDCRSERESGGEASLLVSPLVVAGIVIGLVLFLSCITIIVGSLRKDSRLRNPHLRASYGPDGFSYGGSVGELRSTCLEDFPPGLDFDSYRETLSQVNIYPDSPPRYDECVGPGLTHIYIPTDDPPPYSLFDPCQRGPEQEEQPGRTSPAPSPHWGETSASAGWFSPSHYPLGLQEHQHIASISFPPEAAPPYESVLAEQGRPLPLMPCDLYKHQSHRGDDGGSQQPEASHIL; this comes from the exons tgaGCTCCAACCAGAGCCATGGGGAGTACCCAGACTGCCGCAGTGAGAGGGAGTCGGGAGGGGAGGcgtctctcctggtgtctccgCTGGTGGTGGCGGGGATCGTTATAGGTCtggtcctcttcctctcctgcatcACCATCATCGTCGGCAGCCTCCGCAAAGACAGTCGACTCCGCAACCCTCACCTGCGAGCTAGCTACG GGCCAGATGGTTTCTCTTACGGAGGTTCGGTGGGAGAACTGAGGTCGACCTGCTTGGAAGACTTCCCTCCTGGTTTGGACTTCGACTCGTACAGAGAGACGCTGTCGCAGGTCAACATTTACCCGGACTCACCTCCACG TTACGACGAGTGCGTCGGCCCGGGTTTGACTCACATCTACATCCCCACAGATGACCCTCCTCCTTACTCCCTGTTCGACCCCTGCCAGCGAGGgccggagcaggaggagcagcccGGCCGCACCAGCCCGGCTCCTTCTCCGCACTGGGGAGAGACCTCAGCCAGCGCGGGCTGGTTCTCCCCCTCCCACTACCCGCTGGGACTGCAGGAGCATCAACACATCGCATCCATCTCCTTCCCCCCGGAGGCAGCGCCGCCTTATGAGTCCGTGCTGGCCGAGCAGGGACGCCCCCTCCCTCTCATGCCATGTGACCTTTATAAACACCAGTCACACAGGGGGGACGACGGCGGCTCCCAGCAACCGGAGGCGAGCCACATCTTGTAG